The genomic window TTTATACAGTTGTTTTCCTTTAATCAATGCTGCAGATAACATTTGTACAGCATCAGCACCAGCTAATAAATATTCTATAACATCATCAGCAGAAGCAATTCCTCCAACACCTATTACAGGTATTTCAGGTACTGAAGTTTTTATTGTATTTACAAGAGCAAGTCCTAAATTCTTAATAACAGGACCAGAAATCCATACTTGTCCCTTATCATTTCCAATTAAGTTTGTTCTGTTTTCAATATCAATAAGCATAGTTGGACCAAGGGAATTAATTGCTACAACACCAGTTCCGCCATTTGCTAGCACCATTTTTGCAAATTCTACAGGATCTGGAATATGAGGGCTCATTTTCATGAATATTGGCTTATCAGTATTCGCTCTAATGGTTCTTACAGTTTCTGCTATATTATCTAAGTTCTTTCCAACATAATGAGTAGAAATTTCGAAAGCATCAGCAAATTTATCTAATTGAGGTATTAATATTTCCATATCTTCTTTAGTATAACCTGCACTAACAATTAAAGGCAAATCTAATTCGTTTTTTAATCTAGGTAATATTTCGTTTATCCATTTTTCTGGTGGAAGTTCAGACCATAATTCTGCATTAACTATATAATTATTTGTTCCGTATATACAAGGTCTTGGAACTTCTGCAGCTTTTGTAGATATAGTTTTTGTTACCATTCCTCCAACACCAAGTCTTGCAAGATATAACATTTTTTCATCATCGCCAACTAATGGACCAGAAGCTGGCATTAAAGGATTTTTAAGTTTTATTCCAGCAAATTCTGTACTTAAATCCATACTTTCCCCCCTATAATCTTTTCCATAATTTTTTTGATACTTCTTTTGCTTCATTATATATCTTAGTTTCATCATATTTAACTTTTCTATCTTTCATTAAAAATTCTCCATTTGCTATTGTATCTACAACATCTAATTTATCCCAAATTCCAAAAAACACATGACCAAAAATGTTATTTTCACTTAATGGTGTAAATGGTTTGTAATTATATGAAATCATATCAGCCTTATAACCTTCTTTAATTCTACCTATTTTTATACCCAATAATTCACCAGCAAGATTATATACATTATCAATATTGCTTTTTAAATCAGAAAAATTAAAGAAAGTAGGATCTTCATATCTATATTTTTGTGTAAAATATAGATTTAAATATTCACGTGTTATATTAAAACCTAGACCATCATTACCTATAATAGTTTTTATTTCATGATCTTTTAATAGTTTATAATTAGGCAATCCTACAGCATTATTCATATTTGATGTTGGATTTAATGCAACATATATATCATATTTTGACATAATTTCTGCTTCTTTTTCGTCAATATGAACACAATGAGATAAAATAGAATTTTTATTTAAGAGATTAAATTCTTCTAATCTTTCTACAACTTTTTTATCATATTTAGCTATAGATTCTTCTTCATCCTCTAAACTTTCTGCTACATGTATATGTATAGGTAGATCATTCAAATTTTCTGATACTTTTTTTAATGTTTCATCAGATAGTGATAATGATGCATGAAGACCAAACATTCCTGCATAATATTCAGTCTTATTTTTTGCAAATTCTATGTTTTCTTCTATGCATTCATTTACATTAAATCTATCGCTAGTCTCAAAACAGAATATCCCTCTTAATCCAATTTCATCACATAATCCTTTTTTTAATTCATTTAATGTGCCTTTAATTGCTGATCCACTTGCATGATGGTCAATAAATGTAGTAATACCATTTTTAATAAACTCTATTCCACTTACTAATCCACTGTAGTATGTAGTTTCTAAATCTATTTTTGAATCCATTCTCCACCATAATTGTTTTAATATATCAGAAAAACTTTTTGGGTTAAAATCGACAGACATTCCTCTAGCAAAGGTGGAATATATATGAGTGTGACCATTCACAAACCCAGGCATTACTAATTTACTTTTGAAATCAATTAGTTCTTCATTTTCCTTTTTTTTAAAATCTTTCATATCTCCAACTTCTAATATTTCTTTATCAAATCTAATATATTGATTTTCCTTATAATCATCATAATCAAAAATATTACAGTTTATAATAACTTTTACCATCTTATCTCTTCCCTTCTTAAAAAACGACCTCTAAATCTCTTATTTGTTAAATTTCCATCTTTAATAATAAAACGACCTTGAGATATGGTACTTATAATTTTTCCTTTTACTTCTATTCCGTTATAGACAGTATAATCTGCATTTGAATTATGAGAAGTTATAGTCCACTTTAAATTAGGATCGAATATAACTATATCAGCATCAGACCCTGGTAAAAGTGTTCCTTTTTTAGGATATAATCCATAATATTTTGCAACATTTTTTGTGAATTTATTAATTATTTTTTCCCTAAACAATGAATACATTAATACAAATGAAAATTCTACCCCGCCTATTCCCATAGGCATAATATTAGTATATAATTTATTTTTCTCTTCACTATTAAAAGGACAATGATCTGTCCCTATTGTTTGTAAATGATCAATATTATTTATTAATTTTAATCTTTCGCTTTCGCTTCTTAATGGTGGTGTCATTGAGTAAAGATAACCATCTTTTTGTGCGAACTTTTCATCATTAAAATAGAAATAATGTGGGCAACTTTCTAATACTAAGTTTTTGGTTATAATATCAGAAAATCTATTTTTTAATACCTCTAATGAGTATCCGCTAGAAAGATGAACTATATATAATTGACCATCATAAAAATCTGTCATTTCTGCAAGTTTTATTACTTCAGTAATTTCTGATAATGTTGATCTAATATTAGAATGATCTTTTATTTGAATATTTTCTTTTTTTTCTATTAATTCATCATTTTCAGCATGAACAGTTACTACGATTCCATAATCTTTGGATAATTTTAAAAGTTCAGAAATATATTTATCTTTAGTCATTCTTGGTCCATATGTTGTAAATAATTTTATGCTTGCAACGCCTAACTCTTTGCATTTCTTTATTAATTTTTCAGCATCAACAGTAGGATTTGCTATTGTAGCATGAAAAGCATAATCAGTTAAACTGTTTTTTGCAAGATTCATTCTCTCTTCAAAGGCTTTTTCTAATTCATTAATATTTGAAATAGGGTCAAGAAAATCTATATATGAAGTAATTCCACCAAATGCAGCAGATATTGACCCTGAATTAAAATTATCAGCTGAAGTGTAATCCCCAACTGTTAGGTTAAAATGTACATGAGGATCAATAAAACCGGGAAGTATATACTTCCCGGAAACACTATATTCTTCTTTTGAATTTAAATAAGAATTTGAAATATCTTTAATTGTTCCATCTTTAATATATATATTACCTTCAATAAATTCTCCGTTTAAATAAATTTTCCCATCTAAAATACCTAAGTCAAACATATTACCACACCTTATTATCTTCCACCCATTAACATTGTCATTACAGCTTTAGCAGTATGAAGTCTATTTTCAGCTTCATCAAATATAACAGAATGAGGTCCATCAATAACAGAATCAACAACTTCTTTTCCTCTGTCTGCAGGTAAAGCATGCATATAGATAGAATCATGTCTTGTTAATTTCATTTTATCTTCATCACAAATCCAATTTTTGTGTTTTGCGGTTTCTGATTTTATTTCTTCAGGATCATCAGATACAAAGAATCCTCCCCAGTTTTTAGGAATAACAACATGTGCATCTACGAATGCATCTTCCATTTTATGTGAAATATTCAATTTACCGCCATATTTTTCTGCATTTTCTTGTGCTTGTTTAACAATGTCTGGCATTAAATCAAATTTTTCTGGGTATGCCAATGTAACGTCCATACCTAATCTTGTGAATAATAATATTTGTGATTGTGGAACAGACAATGGTTTTAAATGACTTTCAGCATATGCCCAACTAATACCAACTTTTAAACCTCTTAAATTTTTTCCAAATCTTTCTTGCATAGTCATTACATCAGCTAATACTTGGAATGGATGATAAACATCATCTTGTAAATTCATAACAGGAACTTGAGATACAGAAGCCATACCTCTTAAGTATTTATTACCTTTACCAAATTCACAAGCTCTTACAGCGATTCCATGTCCCATTCTAGCTAAAACCCTAGCTGTATCTTCAGGTGTTTCACCATGTGATAATTGCATTGTGCTAGGAGCTAAGAAATTAGCATGGCCACCTAATTGTGCAATTCCAGCTTCCATTGAATTTCTTGTTCTTGTTGATTGATCAAAGAATATTAAAAATAATGTTTTATATAATAAATATGGTGTTGGGATGTTAGAAGCCATTTTGATTTTTAAATCTCTTGCTAAATCTAACATCATTTCTATTTCTTCGTTTGTAAAATCTTGTGTGGTTATAAAATGTCTACTTTTTTCTGTTTTAAAAAATGCTGACATACTATCTTCCCCCTTATTTTGAAATATAATTATTTTTTTAATTTTTCTACTAATGTTTTAGGAAAATTAGCATAAAAAGCTGCAGCTTTAACTAAATGTTCTATTTTTACTTTTTCGTTTGGAGCATGAGCGTATTTTTCGTCACCAGGTCCAAATCCAACTGTTGGAATACCATATACTCCAGCTGTAGCTATACCATTTGTACTAAATGTCCATTTATCTATTAAAGGATCGCTTCCAAAGGTTTTAATGTATGCATCTTTTGCAGCTTGTACAACATCAGAATCTTCTTCGAGTACCCATGTTGGGAAATATTTTTCTACAGGATATTCAACGCCAGTGTATGCTGGTTTTGAATATGTTAATTCAACAATTTCCGCATCGATACCTGTTTTTTTGAATATCTCTCTAATTTCTTCAAAAGCGCTTTCTTTTGTTTCTCCAGCAGTTAATCTTCTATCAATATGTATTACACATTCATCTGGTACTGCATTGTGTGAAGGAGATTTAAAGAATATTTGAGAAACAACAATTGTTCCTTTTCCTAAGAAAGGATCATAGTGTAGATTATCATTTAACTTTTCTATCTCATTAATTATCTTTGCCATTTTATATA from Marinitoga litoralis includes these protein-coding regions:
- a CDS encoding amidohydrolase family protein — translated: MVKVIINCNIFDYDDYKENQYIRFDKEILEVGDMKDFKKKENEELIDFKSKLVMPGFVNGHTHIYSTFARGMSVDFNPKSFSDILKQLWWRMDSKIDLETTYYSGLVSGIEFIKNGITTFIDHHASGSAIKGTLNELKKGLCDEIGLRGIFCFETSDRFNVNECIEENIEFAKNKTEYYAGMFGLHASLSLSDETLKKVSENLNDLPIHIHVAESLEDEEESIAKYDKKVVERLEEFNLLNKNSILSHCVHIDEKEAEIMSKYDIYVALNPTSNMNNAVGLPNYKLLKDHEIKTIIGNDGLGFNITREYLNLYFTQKYRYEDPTFFNFSDLKSNIDNVYNLAGELLGIKIGRIKEGYKADMISYNYKPFTPLSENNIFGHVFFGIWDKLDVVDTIANGEFLMKDRKVKYDETKIYNEAKEVSKKLWKRL
- a CDS encoding ornithine carbamoyltransferase → MSAFFKTEKSRHFITTQDFTNEEIEMMLDLARDLKIKMASNIPTPYLLYKTLFLIFFDQSTRTRNSMEAGIAQLGGHANFLAPSTMQLSHGETPEDTARVLARMGHGIAVRACEFGKGNKYLRGMASVSQVPVMNLQDDVYHPFQVLADVMTMQERFGKNLRGLKVGISWAYAESHLKPLSVPQSQILLFTRLGMDVTLAYPEKFDLMPDIVKQAQENAEKYGGKLNISHKMEDAFVDAHVVIPKNWGGFFVSDDPEEIKSETAKHKNWICDEDKMKLTRHDSIYMHALPADRGKEVVDSVIDGPHSVIFDEAENRLHTAKAVMTMLMGGR
- a CDS encoding dihydroorotase, with the protein product MFDLGILDGKIYLNGEFIEGNIYIKDGTIKDISNSYLNSKEEYSVSGKYILPGFIDPHVHFNLTVGDYTSADNFNSGSISAAFGGITSYIDFLDPISNINELEKAFEERMNLAKNSLTDYAFHATIANPTVDAEKLIKKCKELGVASIKLFTTYGPRMTKDKYISELLKLSKDYGIVVTVHAENDELIEKKENIQIKDHSNIRSTLSEITEVIKLAEMTDFYDGQLYIVHLSSGYSLEVLKNRFSDIITKNLVLESCPHYFYFNDEKFAQKDGYLYSMTPPLRSESERLKLINNIDHLQTIGTDHCPFNSEEKNKLYTNIMPMGIGGVEFSFVLMYSLFREKIINKFTKNVAKYYGLYPKKGTLLPGSDADIVIFDPNLKWTITSHNSNADYTVYNGIEVKGKIISTISQGRFIIKDGNLTNKRFRGRFLRREEIRW
- a CDS encoding 4Fe-4S binding protein — its product is MDLSTEFAGIKLKNPLMPASGPLVGDDEKMLYLARLGVGGMVTKTISTKAAEVPRPCIYGTNNYIVNAELWSELPPEKWINEILPRLKNELDLPLIVSAGYTKEDMEILIPQLDKFADAFEISTHYVGKNLDNIAETVRTIRANTDKPIFMKMSPHIPDPVEFAKMVLANGGTGVVAINSLGPTMLIDIENRTNLIGNDKGQVWISGPVIKNLGLALVNTIKTSVPEIPVIGVGGIASADDVIEYLLAGADAVQMLSAALIKGKQLYKTIVEQLPKALEKYGFNSIEDVKKTGLKKKEVVFEPKYPKIDLNKCTFCTLCEMVCPYWAITVDKENKQVIVDEDKCFGCSLCQSRCPVKAISGV